Proteins encoded in a region of the Trichosurus vulpecula isolate mTriVul1 chromosome 9, mTriVul1.pri, whole genome shotgun sequence genome:
- the DNAJB8 gene encoding dnaJ homolog subfamily B member 8 — MVNYYEVLGVQSSASQEDIKKAYRKLALRWHPDKNPDNKEEAEKKFKQVSEAYEVLSDSKKRSMYDRSGSDGWRAGGGGAGATYNSPFSSGYTFRNPEDIFKEFFGGMDPFSFDFWDNPFSSDRDRDSSRGRGLRGAFSAGFGEFPAFMEAFSSFDSLGHGGRATFSSASFGGSGSGSSGYKSVMSSTEVINGRKITTKRIVENGQERVEVEEDGQLKSVTINGKEQLKRVDNKNIVEKVFCNP, encoded by the coding sequence ATGGTAAACTACTATGAGGTGCTCGGCGTGCAGTCGAGCGCCTCTCAGGAGGACATAAAGAAAGCATATCGTAAGCTTGCCCTGCGTTGGCACCCAGACAAGAACCCGGACaataaggaggaggcagagaaaaagttcaagcaggtgtctgaggcctACGAGgttctctctgactccaagaaGCGGTCGATGTACGACAGGTCAGGGTCAGATGGCTGGCGGGCTGGCGGCGGCGGGGCAGGAGCCACTTACAACAGCCCCTTCAGCTCAGGCTACACCTTCCGCAATCCCGAAGACATCTTTAAGGAATTTTTTGGTGGTATGGATCCATTCTCTTTTGACTTCTGGGACAATCCCTTCAGCAGTGACCGGGATCGGGACAGCAGCAGAGGCCGGGGTTTGCGGGGAGCCTTTTCTGCTGGCTTCGGGGaattccctgccttcatggaggccTTCTCCTCCTTTGACTCCCTAGGCCACGGAGGCAGGGCCACCTTTTCCTCCGCGTCCTTTGGGGGCTCAGGTTCAGGTAGCTCTGGCTACAAGTCGGTGATGTCATCCACGGAGGTGATCAATGGACGCAAGATCACCACCAAGCGAATTGTGGAGAATGGGCAGGAGCGAGTGGAGGTTGAGGAGGACGGGCAGCTGAAGTCAGTGACCATCAATGGGAAGGAACAGCTCAAGCGGGTGGACAACAA